Proteins encoded in a region of the Podarcis muralis chromosome 2, rPodMur119.hap1.1, whole genome shotgun sequence genome:
- the METTL1 gene encoding tRNA (guanine-N(7)-)-methyltransferase isoform X1, producing the protein METGRSAPGAAGPLRRRARSDDARLPRLMSTGCSTWLRRCDRDGGAGGGKGGAAAAAEALLPAESAFQPAGGSHAALGQRISTVLHSYFMKSSGFFPDSPAKPEEMDWSEIYPEFFAPLTADNQHDDLKDAEERTKPASQVEFADIGCGYGGLLVALSPLFPKTLMLGLEIRVKVSDYVRDRIQSLRASHPGQFQNIGCIRSNAMKHLPNFFRKGQLRKMFFLFPDPHFKKTKHKWRIISTTLLAEYAYVLREEGLVYTITDVEEVHRWMVKHFKEHPLFEQVSLKELASDPIVGLLDTSTEEGKKVQRNGGKTFPAVFRRIRDTTEEQEAPGS; encoded by the exons ATGGAAACAGGCAGGAGCGCGCCGGGCGCCGCCGGCCCTTTAAGGAGGAGGGCGCGAAGCGATGACGCGCGTCTCCCGCGACTCATGTCCACTGGGTGCTCCACGTGGCTCCGGCGCTGTGATCGCGATGGAGGGGCCGGTGGAGGCAAaggcggcgccgccgccgccgcagaagCGCTTCTACCGGCAGAGAGCGCATTCCAACCCGCTGGCGGATCACACGCTGCGCTA GGTCAACGTATAAGTACTGTTCTTCACTCTTACTTCATGAAGTCCTCCGGTTTCTTTCCTGATAGTCCTGCCAAGCCTGAAGAAATGGACTGGTCAGAGATCTACCCGGAGTTTTTTGCTCCTTTAACTGCGGACAATCAACACGATGACCTGAAGGATGCAGAAGAGAGAACTAAGCCTGCGTCTCAAGTAGAGTTTGCTGATATTGGCTGCGGTTATGGGGGCTTGCTTG TTGCACTGTCTCCCCTGTTTCCCAAGACTTTAATGCTGGGTCTGGAAATCCGAGTGAAGGTCTCTGATTATGTGCGGGACAGGATCCAGTCTCTGAGAGCGTCTCACCCCGGGCAGTTCCAGAACATCGGCTGCATCCGTAGCAATGCCATGAAACACCTGCCCAACTTTTTCCGCAAGGGGCAG CTGCGCAAAATGTTTTTCCTCTTCCCCGATCCTCATTTCAAGAAGACGAAGCACAAATGGCGGATTATCAGCACCACTTTGCTGGCAGAATACGCCTATGTTCTGCGCGAGGAG GGGCTCGTCTACACCATCACAGATGTGGAAGAGGTGCACAGGTGGATGGTGAAGCATTTCAAGGAACACCCGCTTTTTGAGCAGGTGTCCTTGAAAGAACTG GCCAGTGATCCTATCGTCGGCCTCCTGGACACCTCAactgaggaagggaagaaggtcCAGAGGAACGGAGGCAAGACCTTCCCAGCTGTCTTCCGGCGCATCAGAGACACCACAGAGGAACAGGAAGCACCAGGATCATGA
- the METTL1 gene encoding tRNA (guanine-N(7)-)-methyltransferase isoform X2: MTRVSRDSCPLGAPRGSGAVIAMEGPVEAKAAPPPPQKRFYRQRAHSNPLADHTLRYPAKPEEMDWSEIYPEFFAPLTADNQHDDLKDAEERTKPASQVEFADIGCGYGGLLVALSPLFPKTLMLGLEIRVKVSDYVRDRIQSLRASHPGQFQNIGCIRSNAMKHLPNFFRKGQLRKMFFLFPDPHFKKTKHKWRIISTTLLAEYAYVLREEGLVYTITDVEEVHRWMVKHFKEHPLFEQVSLKELASDPIVGLLDTSTEEGKKVQRNGGKTFPAVFRRIRDTTEEQEAPGS, encoded by the exons ATGACGCGCGTCTCCCGCGACTCATGTCCACTGGGTGCTCCACGTGGCTCCGGCGCTGTGATCGCGATGGAGGGGCCGGTGGAGGCAAaggcggcgccgccgccgccgcagaagCGCTTCTACCGGCAGAGAGCGCATTCCAACCCGCTGGCGGATCACACGCTGCGCTA TCCTGCCAAGCCTGAAGAAATGGACTGGTCAGAGATCTACCCGGAGTTTTTTGCTCCTTTAACTGCGGACAATCAACACGATGACCTGAAGGATGCAGAAGAGAGAACTAAGCCTGCGTCTCAAGTAGAGTTTGCTGATATTGGCTGCGGTTATGGGGGCTTGCTTG TTGCACTGTCTCCCCTGTTTCCCAAGACTTTAATGCTGGGTCTGGAAATCCGAGTGAAGGTCTCTGATTATGTGCGGGACAGGATCCAGTCTCTGAGAGCGTCTCACCCCGGGCAGTTCCAGAACATCGGCTGCATCCGTAGCAATGCCATGAAACACCTGCCCAACTTTTTCCGCAAGGGGCAG CTGCGCAAAATGTTTTTCCTCTTCCCCGATCCTCATTTCAAGAAGACGAAGCACAAATGGCGGATTATCAGCACCACTTTGCTGGCAGAATACGCCTATGTTCTGCGCGAGGAG GGGCTCGTCTACACCATCACAGATGTGGAAGAGGTGCACAGGTGGATGGTGAAGCATTTCAAGGAACACCCGCTTTTTGAGCAGGTGTCCTTGAAAGAACTG GCCAGTGATCCTATCGTCGGCCTCCTGGACACCTCAactgaggaagggaagaaggtcCAGAGGAACGGAGGCAAGACCTTCCCAGCTGTCTTCCGGCGCATCAGAGACACCACAGAGGAACAGGAAGCACCAGGATCATGA